In one window of Thalassotalea agarivorans DNA:
- a CDS encoding MerR family transcriptional regulator encodes MKVSELAKAYGTTPDTVRYYTRLKLLNPIKSENGYKYYPPTEVSRFKFILSARQLGFSVSDIQQIVDEASHGKAACPLVRTLIKERLAETEKQFQAMLKLRENMSSALEQWECKEDKAPTSTMVCHLIDSFEPVGTEEPSDEK; translated from the coding sequence ATGAAAGTGTCCGAACTAGCCAAGGCTTATGGCACAACGCCTGATACAGTAAGGTATTACACGCGTTTGAAGTTGCTTAATCCGATAAAGTCGGAAAATGGCTACAAATATTATCCGCCCACAGAGGTTTCTCGATTCAAGTTTATCTTAAGTGCAAGGCAACTTGGCTTTTCGGTGTCTGATATTCAGCAAATAGTTGATGAGGCTAGTCATGGCAAAGCTGCATGTCCATTGGTTCGAACGCTTATTAAAGAGCGATTAGCTGAAACAGAAAAACAATTCCAGGCAATGCTAAAGTTACGTGAAAATATGAGCAGTGCCCTAGAGCAATGGGAATGTAAAGAGGATAAAGCACCAACATCTACGATGGTTTGTCATCTTATCGATAGTTTCGAGCCTGTAGGTACGGAGGAACCAAGTGATGAAAAATAA
- a CDS encoding YybH family protein encodes MKIIKIILSLLVTTSLLANAHGDKSKEQGLFKGADTPAAKVVVAFHLALKTGDKKTARSLLADDVTIYEGGRVERSANEYAHHHMLSDMKYLAAVDSKILEHQVTVLGDTAISASRTHTVGTYKGKDRDYQGMETMVLEKQGGEWKIKHIHWSH; translated from the coding sequence ATGAAAATAATAAAGATAATACTCAGCTTACTAGTGACAACCAGTCTACTTGCTAATGCACATGGTGATAAAAGTAAAGAGCAAGGCTTATTTAAAGGGGCTGATACTCCCGCTGCGAAAGTAGTAGTTGCATTTCATCTAGCACTAAAAACCGGCGACAAAAAAACAGCGAGAAGTCTGTTAGCTGATGATGTCACTATATATGAAGGGGGGCGTGTGGAAAGAAGTGCGAATGAATATGCTCATCACCACATGTTGTCAGATATGAAATACCTAGCTGCTGTCGATAGCAAAATATTAGAACATCAAGTGACTGTTTTGGGGGATACCGCTATATCTGCTTCACGTACTCACACAGTAGGCACCTACAAAGGTAAAGACCGCGATTATCAAGGCATGGAAACCATGGTGCTTGAAAAGCAAGGTGGTGAGTGGAAAATCAAACATATTCATTGGTCACATTAG
- a CDS encoding copper resistance D family protein, which produces MEMYIWSTLIVLSKFSFYLGFVSIASYIFLGQVIDQIQQKAQQKTTTTPSTFLKLINGWIFVGLVANFIWFIASTGAMAEDGIRGALDSDMIELMWDSSIGEVTFYRSIGFSIAIFAFVFSVYSKPTKIKRYVFHLLYLCSLLLLAYSFSVLGHVSELAWLERITLIFHVLLIAWWMGALLPLRYACSVLAHNELFILMEKFGKQAVPMVTLIIIAGLWLSIQLVGSIDALVTTSYGQVLLFKLILVNSILLLAARHKFKLVPALNNSTGREMLSKSISIEIMIALAILVTTSALTSLVGPESYL; this is translated from the coding sequence ATGGAAATGTATATCTGGAGTACGCTAATTGTACTGTCAAAATTTTCGTTTTACCTTGGCTTTGTAAGTATCGCTAGTTATATATTTCTTGGACAAGTTATTGATCAAATTCAACAGAAAGCTCAACAGAAAACGACAACAACACCTTCGACATTTTTAAAGCTAATCAATGGTTGGATTTTTGTTGGGCTCGTTGCCAATTTTATATGGTTCATAGCTAGCACAGGTGCAATGGCTGAAGATGGTATTAGAGGAGCTCTGGATAGCGACATGATTGAGCTCATGTGGGATTCCTCTATTGGCGAAGTAACGTTTTATCGTTCCATTGGCTTTTCAATTGCAATATTTGCATTTGTTTTTTCTGTATATAGTAAACCTACTAAGATAAAGCGCTATGTTTTTCACTTACTTTATTTGTGCAGTTTGCTACTACTGGCATACTCATTTTCAGTATTGGGACATGTCTCCGAATTAGCTTGGCTAGAAAGAATAACGCTAATTTTTCATGTCCTTTTAATCGCATGGTGGATGGGGGCGTTGTTACCGTTGAGGTACGCTTGTAGCGTTTTAGCGCATAATGAGCTTTTTATACTAATGGAAAAATTTGGCAAGCAAGCCGTTCCCATGGTGACACTGATAATTATTGCTGGCCTTTGGTTATCTATTCAGCTTGTAGGCAGTATTGACGCCCTTGTGACCACTTCTTATGGACAAGTCCTTCTTTTTAAATTGATTTTAGTTAATTCAATTTTATTACTCGCAGCAAGGCACAAATTTAAGCTAGTTCCTGCACTTAACAATTCAACCGGCCGAGAAATGTTATCTAAATCTATTTCCATTGAAATAATGATAGCGCTCGCCATTTTAGTAACCACATCAGCACTAACAAGTTTAGTTGGTCCTGAAAGCTACCTTTAA
- a CDS encoding copper resistance CopC family protein: protein MNTLIKTIMVVIMTFSVSALAHVSLKASMPTDNAMLMKSPETLSLSFTKNVKIVKLSLKNKQGEKIKFGFKPTKESNREFSWKLPKLAPANYIVEATFLGKDGHKMKESFGFMVH from the coding sequence ATGAATACATTAATCAAAACTATTATGGTCGTAATTATGACATTTAGTGTGAGTGCGTTAGCTCATGTCAGTTTAAAAGCGTCAATGCCTACAGATAATGCAATGCTAATGAAGTCTCCAGAGACCTTATCTTTGAGCTTCACTAAAAATGTAAAGATCGTAAAGTTGTCACTTAAAAATAAACAAGGTGAAAAGATTAAATTTGGTTTTAAGCCAACGAAAGAGTCGAACAGAGAATTCTCATGGAAACTCCCTAAATTGGCACCTGCAAATTACATCGTTGAGGCCACGTTTTTAGGTAAGGATGGCCATAAAATGAAAGAAAGCTTTGGCTTTATGGTTCATTAA
- a CDS encoding 2Fe-2S iron-sulfur cluster-binding protein: MSFIKSSKTLHKWLSLVVGIQLLIWLGTGVYFNLMDHHKAGGHEYRVHSHSDHKLSAFELKPVSVVGRVSKDIQPISVKLIWILERPYYHFVYQAGQHSYQKSRSELFDAVTGEPFKLSSSLVLIIAQQSYSGPGELLKPELSQPPFDDYVAQQNPMWKVNVRDKNNTTIYLDAATGKVLRHANDDFRLKDLMMKLHFMDYGNSGGFNHWWIIVFAICTLLLSITGVIWLVQLYKNGLLKLKWHQSNQTVAVTFAEAGTSCDVSASENHSILEGLANSHVYLPSSCGGGGTCGKCVFKSENDLPPTSAEIEQLTEEELAQGYRLGCQHTISEVDSVEVMSSNKIETHELIVVASQFITPFIKEVKFKVKSGNPLTYKAGAYMEFDIPAGMNDLRPNDMPQAFEKYWSEYAHGRFTHSGASRHYSLANFDQETDELTFNIRWQTSADGYRAGIGSSYLGALEVGETVTARGPYSDFFAMSQSGSTNKHRRIFIGAGSGLAPLRAIIFEELKKHNHQDEMILIYGARTEEDLLYQSELEALEQSHDNFTYIPTLSAPSPKWKGNRGYVQKSLLSQLSENVQPFATEFYLCGPAAMMEEVENMILDIGVPSQLIFKDKFTR; the protein is encoded by the coding sequence ATGTCATTTATTAAATCAAGCAAAACCCTCCATAAGTGGCTTTCTTTAGTGGTGGGTATTCAATTACTTATTTGGTTGGGAACCGGCGTTTATTTCAATTTGATGGATCATCATAAAGCAGGTGGACATGAATATCGTGTTCACTCTCATAGTGACCACAAGTTATCAGCGTTTGAACTTAAACCTGTTTCTGTCGTAGGTCGTGTGTCAAAGGACATTCAGCCGATAAGTGTAAAACTGATATGGATTCTGGAACGCCCATACTATCACTTCGTTTACCAAGCGGGCCAACACAGTTACCAGAAAAGCCGTTCTGAATTATTCGATGCTGTAACGGGAGAACCTTTTAAGCTTTCTTCGTCACTGGTGTTAATCATTGCTCAGCAATCATATTCGGGTCCAGGAGAATTGTTGAAACCAGAGCTCTCACAACCACCGTTTGACGACTATGTTGCTCAACAAAATCCGATGTGGAAAGTTAACGTTCGAGATAAAAACAATACAACCATCTACCTAGATGCAGCGACAGGTAAAGTACTTCGACATGCCAATGACGATTTCAGACTTAAAGACCTAATGATGAAGCTGCACTTTATGGACTACGGAAATTCAGGTGGCTTTAATCATTGGTGGATAATTGTTTTTGCCATTTGTACCTTACTCTTATCAATTACAGGCGTTATTTGGTTAGTCCAACTATACAAGAATGGATTACTCAAATTGAAATGGCATCAAAGCAATCAAACAGTTGCTGTGACGTTTGCTGAGGCGGGAACAAGCTGTGATGTTTCAGCTTCTGAAAATCATTCAATCCTTGAGGGGTTAGCTAACTCGCATGTTTACTTGCCTTCTAGCTGCGGAGGTGGTGGAACCTGTGGCAAATGTGTCTTTAAGAGCGAAAATGACCTTCCTCCAACTTCAGCTGAAATAGAACAGCTTACTGAAGAAGAATTGGCTCAAGGTTATCGACTAGGCTGTCAGCATACCATTTCAGAAGTTGATTCTGTGGAGGTCATGTCCAGTAATAAAATTGAAACCCACGAATTAATAGTCGTTGCATCACAGTTCATAACCCCATTCATCAAGGAAGTGAAATTTAAGGTTAAGTCTGGCAACCCACTTACATACAAAGCGGGGGCGTATATGGAATTTGACATACCAGCAGGTATGAATGATTTGCGTCCAAATGATATGCCCCAGGCATTTGAAAAATACTGGAGCGAATATGCTCATGGAAGGTTTACCCACAGTGGTGCAAGCCGTCATTACTCCTTAGCGAATTTTGACCAAGAAACCGATGAACTAACGTTTAACATACGTTGGCAAACCAGTGCCGATGGTTATAGAGCGGGTATTGGATCTTCGTATTTAGGGGCACTTGAAGTGGGAGAAACAGTAACGGCTAGAGGTCCATATTCTGATTTCTTTGCGATGTCCCAATCCGGTAGCACTAACAAACATCGACGTATATTTATTGGGGCAGGTTCAGGCTTGGCTCCTTTGAGAGCCATCATTTTCGAAGAATTGAAAAAGCACAACCATCAAGACGAGATGATACTGATTTATGGTGCTAGAACGGAAGAAGACTTGTTATACCAAAGTGAGTTAGAAGCGTTAGAGCAGAGCCATGACAATTTCACTTATATACCAACATTATCAGCACCTTCTCCAAAGTGGAAAGGTAATCGAGGCTACGTACAAAAATCATTGCTGTCGCAACTCAGTGAAAATGTGCAGCCTTTCGCTACTGAGTTTTATCTGTGTGGGCCTGCGGCAATGATGGAGGAAGTTGAAAATATGATCCTAGATATTGGTGTGCCTTCACAGCTTATATTTAAAGATAAATTTACTCGTTAA
- a CDS encoding efflux RND transporter permease subunit, giving the protein MIESIIRWSVGNRFFVVLITLIIAFGGLFSLKNTPVDAIPDLSDVQVIIKTSYPGQAPQVVQDQVTFPLTTAMLSVPGAQTVRGYSFFGDSYVYIIFDDDTDLYWARSRVLEYLSQVASSLPDSAKPQLGPDATGVGWVYIYALTDKSGNHDLSQLRSIQDWFLKYELQTVPGVSEVAAVGGMVKQYQVQVDPDKLRAYNVPLSHIQMALKRGNKETGASVVEMAEAEYMVTATGYIQSVQDIEKIPLGINEQGTPLRIGDVANVNLGPQMRRGIAELNGEGEVVGGVVVMRFGENAQQTINGVKEKLASLKSSLPEGVEIVPVYDRSKLINNAVDNLWKKLLEELVVVALVCAAFLFHLRSSIVAVITLPLGILVSFIIMYMQGINANIMSLGGIAIAIGAMTDGAIVMIENMHKHMEALNKKGIPLTDENRWQLVAKAASEVGPALFFSLLIITVSFLPVFILEAQEGRMFSPLAYTKTYAMAASAGLAITLVPVLMGYFIRGKIVSEKKNPLNRLLIAMYMPVLRLVMKFPKATIVAAILVTIVGFWPVDKIGSEFIPPLDEGDLMYMPTTYPGISIGKARELLQQTDKLIRTVPEVENVFGKVGRAETATDPAPLTMIETFIQLKPKDQWREGVTTDSLKAEFDKLVKFPGLTNAWVMPIKTRIDMLATGIKTPVGIKVAGPDLDTIQEIGQQIEQLLPQVAGTASVYSERVAGGRYIKVDISRDKASRFGLNIEDVQQVVSTAIGGMNVTQTVEGQERYPVNLRYPQDYRDSPEQLARLPVVTPNGQRIALGDVADIRVENGPPGIKSENARINGWTFIDIDGVDVGTYVENAKSYLANNLELPAGYSITWAGQYEYMERAKEKLTYVLPLTFAIIVILLYLNFRSFSEVAIIIATLPMAMIGGLWLMYLEGFNFSVAVGVGFIALAGVAVEIGVIMLVYLNQAYQSAKEECEQANTPFTKQKLAQAIMEGAGMRIRPVMMTVATIIIGLMPILYGTGTGSEVMSRIAAPMVGGMASAVILTLIVLPAIYYLWRVRTVQQPTKPPFNLLKSSRKYHKWIMAFISVQFLFWSITGLYMVSMDIHHIHGETLVKNQNQTLELNEVNFTTASLIENFPEAKDISLGKLLDKQVYRFTNGGEGKVAVDANTGDVIPQIDETMARKIGNYHYAGSGQIEALTIMTSASEMPAELSPRHLPFWQIKFEGLSSPTLYVNQNTGAVVAKRHDFWRLFDWMWRFHIMDYDDGENVSNWFLLLVASLGLLAALAGAVLTYYRVAAPNKSEAV; this is encoded by the coding sequence ATGATTGAATCAATTATTAGATGGTCTGTAGGCAATCGATTTTTCGTTGTACTAATAACGTTAATCATTGCCTTCGGTGGACTATTTTCATTAAAGAATACGCCTGTTGATGCGATCCCTGATCTATCGGATGTGCAGGTGATCATTAAAACTAGCTATCCGGGTCAAGCACCACAGGTTGTTCAGGATCAGGTTACATTCCCGCTAACAACAGCCATGTTATCGGTTCCAGGTGCTCAAACCGTTCGAGGTTACTCGTTTTTCGGTGACTCATATGTTTACATCATATTTGATGATGACACCGACTTGTATTGGGCAAGAAGCCGCGTTCTTGAATACTTAAGCCAAGTAGCCTCTAGTTTACCTGACTCGGCTAAACCGCAATTGGGACCTGACGCTACAGGTGTGGGTTGGGTATACATTTATGCTTTAACAGATAAGTCAGGTAATCACGATTTAAGCCAACTAAGAAGTATTCAGGATTGGTTTCTAAAATATGAACTTCAAACTGTCCCAGGTGTGTCTGAAGTCGCCGCAGTGGGCGGAATGGTAAAGCAATACCAAGTTCAGGTTGACCCTGACAAACTTAGAGCCTACAACGTACCGTTAAGCCATATCCAAATGGCGCTTAAACGAGGTAATAAGGAAACTGGTGCATCAGTTGTCGAAATGGCAGAAGCCGAGTATATGGTTACTGCGACAGGTTATATCCAATCTGTACAAGACATCGAAAAAATACCATTAGGTATTAACGAGCAAGGCACACCCCTTCGTATAGGAGATGTCGCAAACGTCAATCTAGGCCCTCAAATGCGTCGAGGGATAGCCGAACTTAATGGTGAGGGGGAAGTTGTTGGTGGTGTTGTAGTCATGCGCTTTGGTGAAAATGCGCAGCAAACTATCAATGGTGTAAAAGAGAAACTTGCATCACTTAAATCTTCACTGCCTGAAGGCGTCGAAATTGTCCCTGTTTACGATAGATCTAAATTGATAAACAACGCTGTAGACAACCTTTGGAAAAAGTTACTCGAAGAGTTAGTCGTTGTAGCCTTAGTTTGTGCAGCGTTTTTGTTTCATCTTCGTTCTTCAATTGTCGCCGTAATAACGCTGCCGTTAGGTATCTTGGTGTCTTTCATCATCATGTATATGCAAGGGATTAACGCAAACATCATGTCCCTTGGCGGTATTGCTATTGCAATTGGTGCTATGACAGATGGTGCAATTGTCATGATCGAGAATATGCACAAGCACATGGAAGCTCTTAATAAAAAGGGAATACCTCTGACAGATGAAAACAGATGGCAACTCGTTGCTAAGGCGGCAAGTGAAGTTGGTCCTGCACTGTTTTTCAGTTTGCTCATTATTACTGTCTCATTCTTACCTGTGTTTATCTTGGAAGCCCAAGAAGGCAGAATGTTTTCACCGCTCGCTTATACAAAGACTTACGCAATGGCAGCATCAGCGGGTCTTGCAATTACATTAGTGCCGGTCTTAATGGGTTACTTTATCCGGGGGAAAATAGTCTCTGAAAAGAAAAATCCGTTAAACAGGTTGCTTATTGCCATGTATATGCCGGTTTTAAGATTGGTGATGAAGTTCCCGAAAGCGACTATTGTCGCAGCCATTTTAGTGACAATTGTTGGCTTCTGGCCTGTTGATAAAATCGGTAGTGAGTTCATCCCTCCGTTGGATGAAGGCGATTTAATGTATATGCCTACCACATATCCTGGTATTTCAATAGGTAAAGCAAGGGAGTTATTACAGCAAACGGATAAGCTTATTCGCACGGTACCTGAAGTTGAAAACGTATTTGGTAAGGTTGGCCGAGCTGAAACAGCAACAGATCCGGCACCATTAACCATGATTGAAACCTTTATACAACTTAAGCCAAAAGATCAGTGGCGTGAAGGTGTGACAACCGACTCATTGAAAGCTGAGTTTGATAAGTTAGTTAAATTTCCGGGCTTAACCAATGCGTGGGTAATGCCAATAAAAACACGTATCGACATGCTTGCTACTGGGATTAAGACGCCTGTAGGGATCAAAGTTGCAGGTCCTGATTTGGATACAATTCAGGAGATTGGCCAGCAAATAGAACAACTGCTGCCGCAGGTTGCAGGTACAGCCTCTGTGTACTCTGAGCGCGTTGCCGGAGGTCGATACATTAAAGTTGATATATCTCGCGATAAAGCGAGTCGCTTTGGTCTTAATATTGAAGATGTTCAACAAGTTGTATCTACAGCGATAGGCGGAATGAATGTTACCCAAACCGTTGAAGGACAAGAGAGATACCCCGTCAATTTGCGTTATCCTCAGGATTATCGTGATTCTCCAGAGCAGCTTGCGAGGTTGCCAGTTGTTACGCCTAATGGTCAACGAATAGCATTAGGTGATGTTGCAGACATTAGAGTTGAAAACGGGCCTCCAGGGATTAAGAGTGAGAATGCTCGAATTAATGGCTGGACGTTTATCGACATTGATGGCGTAGATGTTGGTACTTATGTTGAAAATGCAAAATCTTATTTGGCCAATAATCTAGAGCTTCCAGCTGGTTATTCGATTACATGGGCTGGTCAATATGAGTACATGGAACGTGCTAAAGAGAAACTTACATACGTATTGCCACTAACCTTTGCAATCATTGTCATTCTGCTTTATCTAAATTTCCGATCATTTAGTGAAGTAGCGATTATTATTGCTACTTTGCCTATGGCCATGATTGGAGGCCTATGGTTGATGTATTTAGAAGGTTTTAATTTTTCAGTGGCAGTGGGTGTTGGGTTTATTGCACTAGCTGGGGTGGCTGTGGAAATTGGGGTAATCATGCTTGTATACCTCAATCAAGCATACCAGAGCGCAAAAGAAGAATGTGAACAAGCTAATACACCATTCACCAAGCAAAAATTAGCGCAAGCGATTATGGAAGGCGCAGGTATGCGTATCCGTCCAGTAATGATGACTGTGGCGACCATTATAATTGGATTAATGCCTATTCTCTATGGAACAGGCACCGGCTCAGAAGTCATGAGTCGTATAGCTGCACCTATGGTTGGAGGCATGGCTAGCGCCGTGATTTTAACCTTAATCGTACTACCTGCAATTTACTATCTGTGGCGTGTTAGAACAGTTCAACAGCCAACAAAACCGCCATTCAACTTGTTGAAATCCAGCCGTAAATATCACAAATGGATAATGGCGTTTATTAGCGTGCAGTTTCTGTTCTGGTCTATTACAGGTTTATATATGGTGAGCATGGATATTCACCATATACATGGCGAAACCTTAGTAAAGAATCAAAATCAAACACTTGAGCTGAACGAGGTTAACTTCACTACAGCTTCTTTAATCGAGAATTTTCCAGAGGCTAAAGATATCTCTCTAGGTAAGCTTTTGGATAAGCAAGTGTATCGTTTTACCAATGGGGGTGAAGGCAAAGTCGCGGTAGACGCAAATACTGGTGACGTTATACCTCAGATTGACGAAACTATGGCCAGAAAAATCGGAAACTACCACTATGCCGGTTCGGGGCAGATTGAAGCATTAACTATAATGACTTCAGCATCTGAGATGCCAGCGGAATTGTCACCTAGACACCTACCGTTTTGGCAGATCAAGTTTGAAGGGCTTTCTTCGCCTACGTTATATGTAAATCAAAATACAGGAGCTGTAGTGGCTAAAAGACATGACTTTTGGCGACTATTTGATTGGATGTGGCGTTTTCACATTATGGACTATGACGACGGTGAAAATGTCTCAAACTGGTTTTTGTTGCTAGTTGCGTCGCTAGGACTTTTAGCCGCATTGGCTGGTGCTGTCCTGACTTACTACCGTGTAGCTGCGCCAAATAAAAGTGAGGCGGTTTAA
- a CDS encoding efflux RND transporter periplasmic adaptor subunit: MSNNKPQIKLIAAAIIGAILGAGALNMFQGSPTSSEQGEESGEKKPLYWVAPMDSNYRRDQPGKSPMGMDLIPVYEENSANDDFGPGAVTISPHVVNNLGVRTSPVELKTMHSEINTVGYVQYDEDQLVHIHPRVDGWIEKLFVKAAGNPVEKGQPLYTLYSPQLVNAQEELLIALNRNNKSLISAAKDRLKALQLSNDFIEQLSRDGKVQQSITFYSPQSGVVDGLKIREGFFVKPGNTLLSIGKLEQVWVEAEVFERDAVLIKEGLPVSMTLDYLPGQEWAGIVDYVYPTLNSKTRTLRVRLKFDNPEHQLKPNMFAQVSIHANQGENVVLVPKEAVIRTGKQDRVVLALGDGQFKSIEVSIGRVDQENIEILEGLNEDDVVVTSAQFLIDSESSKSSDFKRMTHEEVPESVWMEGEINSVTAGHGSKQGVANITHGPAEAWDWPEMTMDFNVADSVDIDSLKAGQMLHFEVSKTEDGGYEVTGIHIMSQPEVSSATVTGTINSIDPTSRTLNISRGPIEKWDRPAATMDFVLADDLELSSVNVGDEISFTFEIRDDFVITEVSRNAAMPHSNEQNSSAVDHSHH; the protein is encoded by the coding sequence ATGTCGAACAATAAACCTCAAATTAAATTAATTGCCGCAGCCATAATTGGCGCTATTTTAGGTGCTGGCGCATTGAATATGTTCCAAGGTTCGCCCACCTCATCTGAGCAAGGTGAAGAGTCTGGTGAGAAGAAACCTTTGTATTGGGTAGCACCAATGGACTCTAACTATCGAAGAGATCAGCCGGGCAAGTCGCCGATGGGGATGGATTTGATTCCGGTATATGAGGAAAACTCTGCGAATGACGACTTTGGTCCGGGAGCAGTTACTATCTCTCCTCATGTCGTCAATAACCTTGGGGTTAGGACGTCACCAGTTGAGTTGAAAACAATGCACTCAGAAATCAACACGGTGGGCTACGTTCAATATGATGAAGATCAACTCGTACATATTCATCCTCGAGTTGATGGTTGGATTGAAAAACTATTTGTTAAAGCAGCTGGTAACCCAGTAGAGAAAGGTCAGCCCTTATATACGCTTTACTCTCCTCAGCTCGTTAATGCGCAAGAGGAGCTGCTAATTGCGTTAAATCGTAACAATAAGTCGTTGATTTCTGCTGCTAAAGATCGCCTTAAGGCACTGCAATTATCTAACGATTTTATTGAACAGTTATCGCGAGATGGCAAAGTTCAACAAAGCATCACTTTCTACTCACCTCAATCAGGCGTTGTAGATGGATTAAAAATCCGTGAAGGATTTTTCGTCAAGCCAGGAAATACGTTATTAAGTATTGGTAAATTGGAACAAGTTTGGGTTGAAGCTGAAGTCTTCGAGCGAGACGCAGTATTAATCAAAGAAGGGTTGCCTGTTTCAATGACACTTGACTATCTGCCTGGTCAAGAATGGGCAGGCATTGTTGATTATGTCTATCCAACCTTAAACAGTAAAACAAGAACGCTTCGAGTGAGATTGAAATTTGATAACCCGGAGCATCAATTAAAACCCAATATGTTTGCGCAAGTATCTATTCATGCTAATCAAGGCGAAAATGTAGTTTTGGTGCCTAAGGAAGCGGTTATAAGAACGGGTAAACAAGACCGCGTAGTACTAGCTCTAGGTGATGGGCAATTTAAATCTATCGAAGTTTCGATTGGGCGGGTTGATCAAGAAAACATCGAGATTCTGGAAGGTTTAAATGAAGACGATGTTGTTGTGACATCTGCTCAATTCCTAATTGATTCAGAGTCTAGCAAAAGCTCTGACTTTAAAAGAATGACACATGAAGAAGTTCCTGAATCAGTTTGGATGGAAGGAGAAATAAATAGCGTAACCGCAGGACACGGCTCTAAACAAGGAGTGGCCAACATCACTCATGGTCCAGCTGAGGCTTGGGATTGGCCAGAAATGACGATGGATTTCAATGTAGCTGATAGTGTTGATATCGATTCATTAAAAGCAGGCCAAATGTTGCATTTCGAAGTGTCAAAAACAGAAGACGGAGGCTATGAAGTTACGGGTATTCATATCATGTCACAGCCAGAAGTTTCATCAGCAACAGTAACTGGAACAATAAACTCTATCGACCCCACATCTCGCACGCTAAACATTAGTCGTGGCCCAATTGAAAAGTGGGACAGACCTGCCGCAACAATGGACTTTGTATTGGCAGATGACCTTGAACTTTCTAGCGTTAATGTTGGCGATGAAATTAGCTTTACATTTGAAATTAGAGATGACTTTGTCATTACAGAGGTTTCTCGTAATGCAGCTATGCCACATTCGAATGAACAAAACAGCTCTGCTGTTGATCACTCGCACCATTAA